Proteins encoded by one window of Aspergillus chevalieri M1 DNA, chromosome 6, nearly complete sequence:
- a CDS encoding M20 family metallopeptidase (COG:E;~EggNog:ENOG410PJ40;~InterPro:IPR017439,IPR017144,IPR002933,IPR036264;~MEROPS:MER0014418;~PFAM:PF01546;~go_function: GO:0016787 - hydrolase activity [Evidence IEA]) encodes MAILNGSHLADVKPAVDAAVESLNSSLRELNGEIWSNPELAYHEYKAHDTICDFLEKQGFTVTRHAYGLETAFEAKAGSGGRLVNFNAEYDALPGIGHACGHNLIATSSITAFLALSFAIKKFGIPGRTQLLGTPAEENGGGKAQLIEAGAYKDVDISLMGHAGIHELFPGVISDGIAGTYMNARKKLFCEFTGVSAHAGGNPWDGVNALDALVSSYNNVSVLRQQIKPDERVHCAFLDTPKVANIIPHSTKAVWQARSPTLKGLNQLMARVRNCIEAAALATGCEVNIKEEELYKDVRLNGTLCERYQAHMQAYGRNVLKDHEKVLTASSDIGNVSYVTPTLHTMFAIPTSKGAYLHHSSFAEAAGKDEAHEEAIAVGKSLALTGWDMLTDDEKFEAAHSQWRESVQE; translated from the exons ATGGCCATCCTGAACGGCTCGCATCTCGCTGACGTGAAACCGGCAGTCGACGCGGCAGTCGAATCGCTGAATTCGTCGCTGCGCGAACTCAATGGAGAG ATCTGGTCTAACCCGGAACTCGCGTATCACGAGTACAAAGCGCACGATACAATCTGTGATTTCCTCGAGAAGCAGGGGTTCACCGTTACTCGTCATGCATACGGCTTAGAGACAGCGTTCGAGGCGAAGGCTGGTTCCGGCGGCCGCTTGGTCAACTTCAACGCTGAATACGATGCGCTCCCTGGTATCGGACATGCTTGCGGCCACAACTTAATTGCCACGAGCAGTATCACTGCATTCCTCGCCTTATCGTTCGCGATCAAGAAATTTGGTATCCCTGGGCGGACGCAGTTGCTAGGAACACCGGCAGAAGAGAATGGAGGTGGCAAGGCTCAATTGATCGAAGCCGGTGCCTACAAAGATGTCGACATTTCTCTGATGGG TCACGCAGGTATCCACGAGCTCTTCCCTGGCGTAATTTCGGATGGTATCGCGGGTACATACATGAACGCCCGCAAGAAGCTGTTCTGCGAATTCACCGGCGTAAGCGCACACGCTGGCGGAAATCCATGGGACGGAGTGAATGCCCTAGATGCCCTTGTATCCTCGTACAACAACGTCTCGGTCCTGCGTCAACAAATCAAGCCTGATGAGCGGGTCCACTGCGCATTCCTGGACACCCCGAAGGTCGCCAATATCATCCCGCATTCTACAAAGGCAGTCTGGCAGGCGCGGAGTCCGACATTGAAGGGATTGAATCAGTTGATGGCAAGGGTGCGCAACTGCATTGAGGCGGCTGCTTTGGCGACCGGGTGTGAAGTCAATATCAAAGA AGAGGAGCTGTACAAGGACGTCCGGTTAAACGGAACGCTGTGCGAACGGTATCAGGCTCATATGCAGGCATATGGTCGGAATGTCCTCAAAGACCATGAAAAGGTCCTGACAGCCTCTTCTGATATTG GAAACGTCAGCTATGTCACTCCCACGCTACACACCATGTTCGCCATTCCCACCTCTAAAGGCGCCTACCTCCATCATTCGTCCTTTGCTGAGGCTGCAGGAAAGGACGAGGCGCACGAAGAAGCAATTGCTGTCGGCAAGTCGCTGGCTCTGACAGGTTGGGACATGTTGACCGATGATGAGAAGTTTGAGGCCGCGCACAGCCAATGGCGCGAGAGTGTCCAAGAATGA
- a CDS encoding uncharacterized protein (COG:G;~EggNog:ENOG410QDJA;~InterPro:IPR020846,IPR011701,IPR036259;~PFAM:PF07690;~TransMembrane:12 (i54-71o100-118i125-143o155-175i187-206o218-238i290-312o324-345i352-370o382-401i413-433o445-468i);~go_function: GO:0022857 - transmembrane transporter activity [Evidence IEA];~go_process: GO:0055085 - transmembrane transport [Evidence IEA]), which produces MEKRTSNEPAASTKEDLYDVKGEGLPAAAQDVVLGEMLEVDATPEQERKVRLKLDLVLLPMMAACYMMQYMDKYVLSQATLFNLRQDLNLVGDQFNWTSAIFYFGYLVWSWPSSYLMVRLPIGKYLSVCVFLWGGFLLCHAAAKNFAGLMTARFFLGVGEAAIAPGFSLVVGMFYTREEQPARQAAWYLGNCVANLISGVVVYGIGNITIHTVAQWQLIFLILGAITASLAFWLVALLPDSPKNAIFLNKKERAIALQRTLRNKTGVMDVDSFKWNQVWLAFKDPQTWFLVLYNFCVNLCNGGITSFSSILINGFGYGRLRSLLMQMPMGAAQIVFLVITSGVATYVKSTRIAMMMFTTSLSMMGMILIWKLDADNKAGRLTGLTFGGVFAVNIPLSLSLVSSNVAGFTKRSVISAMIFVAYCVGNIVGPQFYLESEEPDYPTGIKAAMCGLILGIFFLFCLMVYYIWENRRRDALYGPPSLMTENEELEQDLSNKTDQEMESFRYVI; this is translated from the exons ATGGAAAAGCGAACGTCAAACGAACCTGCGGCTTCCACGAAAGAGGATCTGTACGATGTCAAGGGCGAGGGACTCCCCGCGGCCGCTCAAGATGTGGTATTGGGAGAAATGCTCGAGGTCGACGCGACCCCAGAACAGGAGCGGAAAGTGCGATTGAAGTTGGATTTAGTACTGCTGCCGATGATGGCTGCCTGTTACATGATGCAGTACATGGACAAATACGTGTTGAGTCAGGCCACGCTATTCAACCTGCGACAGGACCTT AACCTTGTCGGCGACCAATTCAACTGGACATCGGCGATTTTCTATTTTGGATATTTGGTCTGGAGTTGGCCTAGTTCATATCTTATGGTCCGGTTGCCCATTGGAAAGTACCTCAGTGTTTGTGTGTTTCTTTGGGGAGGGTTTCTCTTGTGCCATGCGGCAGCGAAGAACTTTGCAGGCCTAATGACAGCCAGATTCTTCTTG ggagttggagaagcAGCGATCGCCCCAGGTTTCTCTCTCGTCGTTGGTATGTTCTACACGCGAGAAGAACAACCAGCACG GCAAGCCGCCTGGTATCTCGGAAACTGTGTTGCCAACCTCATTAGCGGTGTGGTTGTCTACGGCATTGGAAACATCACAATCCACACTGTCGCTCAATGGCAATtgatcttcctcatcttGGGAGCAATCACCGCAAGCCTGGCGTTCTGGCTGGTCGCATTACTGCCCGATAGCCCCAAGAATGCCATCTTTCTCAACAAGAAGGAACGCGCCATTGCGCTGCAGCGGACACTGAGGAACAAGACGGGTGTCATGGATGTTGACTCGTTTAAGTGGAATCAAGTGTGGTTGGCCTTCAAAGATCCACAGACGTGGTTCTTGGTTTTGTATAACTTTTGCGTCAACCTTTGCAATGGCGGTATTACCTCG TTCTCatcaatcctcatcaacggCTTTGGGTACGGCCGGCTCAGGTCCCTCCTGATGCAAATGCCCATGGGAGCTGCCCAGATCGTTTTCCTAGTGATCACCTCTGGCGTCGCCACTTACGTCAAGTCGACTCGAATTGCCATGATGATGTTTACTACTTCATTATCCATGATGGGGATGATCCTGATCTGGAAATTGGACGCGGACAACAAGGCTGGTCGGCTCACGGGTTTGACCTTTGGCGGCGTGTTCGCTGTCAACATCCCGCTGTCGCTGAGTTTGGTCAGTTCCAATGTTGCCGGATTTACGAAGCGTAGTGTCATCAGTGCTATGATCTTCGTCGCATACTGCGTTGGGAATATCGTTGGGCCTCAGTTCTATCTTGAATCGGAGGAGCCAGATTACCCG ACCGGAATCAAAGCAGCCATGTGCGGTTTGATACTGggcattttcttcttattctgcttgatggtgtattacatCTGGGAAAACCGCCGCCGGGACGCGCTATACGGACCCCCTTCATTAATGACGGAGAACGAGGAACTGGAGCAGGACCTGTCCAACAAGACAGATCAGGAGATGGAAAGTTTCCGCTATGTCATATAA
- a CDS encoding uncharacterized protein (COG:S;~EggNog:ENOG410PSTT;~InterPro:IPR036864,IPR021858,IPR001138;~PFAM:PF00172;~go_function: GO:0000981 - DNA-binding transcription factor activity, RNA polymerase II-specific [Evidence IEA];~go_function: GO:0008270 - zinc ion binding [Evidence IEA];~go_process: GO:0006355 - regulation of transcription, DNA-templated [Evidence IEA]), whose protein sequence is MSGRNAPRSKNGCSTCRRRKVKCGEEHPVCQRCSSLRLHCEWGVPVKRGRSVQVRDLQPAPRPPSQQDEISLNFGDLALLWERSAASASPGQPTSLPATLPFLPPYSYPTPIYPSVSTPEVACANSLVLSKQDQKYFQYFPSSSLVFYYMKAWQWSSFCYLYQGPAATSKVIMRMILALSASDMHRNGLEVRSPGRPTAEDHARHHYGLAVKEFRQTLETPRRHISHGELETIFVTMFLMVMYECQFGHHVRHLQLHLQGVRSLLETHPELFQNRNVGNVFSLMDTEEPGPTTQDISFVPIQMLLWMLYVDISAQPMGATESLYDYILQSGNAALQPDHLYQCARLWGRCFWGDQYPEQEVMDDNENYRGLELIHVGMVLRHVIWRLAMGNAVVPGTTSESLFQEMMAIRNRYSDLFITAKMARGHTAYRTMNTILMAVANFYGEVLFHRRVLCIDTPPSPFQRQALGHIMEIAQKQYSWDPRLLRRLHWPLLMAVVDTADPVAREWLQQRLVELRASHSEYHWANRVADEVLAEQTKIGGYVNLLEFLRTHVQ, encoded by the exons ATGTCGGGACGGAACGCCCCTCGCTCCAAGAATG GCTGCAGTACCTGCCGTCGTCGAAAGGTGAAATGTGGAGAGGAACACCCTGTTTGCCAGCGATGCTCCAGTCTGCGCCTCCATTGTGAATGGGGAGTGCCGGTGAAGCGAGGCCGTTCCGTCCAGGTGCGAGACCTGCAGCCAGCCCCTCGGCCGCCATCGCAACAGGACGAAATCAGTTTGAATTTTGGGGATTTGGCGCTGTTGTGGGAGCGCTCTGCTGCATCAGCGTCGCCTGGACAGCCGACCTCGCTCCCGGCCACCTTGCCGTTTCTCCCTCCCTATTCCTATCCGACTCCCATCTATCCCTCCGTGTCGACGCCGGAGGTCGCATGTGCCAACTCTTTGGTGCTGTCCAAGCAGGACCAGAAGTATTTTCAGTACTTTCCATCATCGTCGCTTGTATTCTACTACATGAAGGCCTGGCAATGGAGCAGCTTCTGTTATCTATACCAGGGGCCTGCGGCCACGAGCAAGGTGATTATGCGGATGATATTGGCGCTCTCGGCGAGTGACATGCATCGCAATGGGCTGGAGGTTCGCTCACCAGGCCGCCCAACAGCAGAGGACCACGCACGACATCACTATGGATTAGCGGTCAAGGAGTTCCGGCAAACGCTGGAGACGCCGCGACGACACATTTCGCACGGAGAGTTGGAAACGATTTTCGTGACCATGTTCCTGATGGTCATGTATGAATGTCAATTCGGACACCATGTGCGCCATTTGCAGCTACATCTGCAAGGTGTGCGATCCTTGCTCGAGACTCATCCGGAGTTGTTCCAGAACCGCAACGTGGGAAACGTGTTTTCCTTGATGGACACTGAAGAGCCTGGTCCAACGACTCAGGATATTTCTTTCGTTCCGATTCAGATGCTTCTGTGGATGCTATACGTGGATATAAGTGCCCAACCGATGGGCGCAACAGAGTCACTATATGACTACATTTTGCAGTCGGGGAATGCAGCATTGCAACCGGACCACCTGTATCAGTGCGCGCGTCTCTGGGGTCGATGTTTCTGGGGTGATCAATATCCGGAGCAAGAGGTGATGGATGACAATGAGAACTACCGCGGACTGGAATTGATCCACGTTGGCATGGTCTTACGGCATGTTATATGGAGGCTAGCCATGGGTAACGCAGTGGTACCTGGCACGACATCTGAATCTCTTTTTCAAGAGATGATGGCCATTCGAAAT AGATACTCTGATCTCTTCATCACAGCCAAAATGGCCCGCGGGCATACCGCCTATCGCACCATGAACACGATCCTCATGGCCGTGGCCAATTTCTACGGTGAAGTCCTATTCCACCGCCGTGTACTGTGTATCGACACGCCACCATCCCCTTTCCAACGACAAGCGCTGGGACATATTATGGAAATTGCCCAGAAACAATACAGCTGGGATCCGCGACTGCTGCGACGCTTACATTGGCCTCTATTAATGGCTGTGGTTGACACGGCCGACCCCGTCGCACGTGAATGGTTACAACAACGGCTGGTGGAGCTGCGCGCGTCCCATTCAGAGTATCACTGGGCGAATCGCGTCGCGGACGAGGTATTGGCAGAACAGACTAAGATTGGAGGATATGTGAATCTGCTTGAGTTTCTGCGCACTCATGTACAATAA
- a CDS encoding putative MFS multidrug transporter (COG:G;~EggNog:ENOG410PHMC;~InterPro:IPR020846,IPR011701,IPR036259;~PFAM:PF07690;~TransMembrane:10 (i69-91o103-122i134-153o159-181i193-215o221-241i289-308o328-348i369-390o463-489i);~go_function: GO:0022857 - transmembrane transporter activity [Evidence IEA];~go_process: GO:0055085 - transmembrane transport [Evidence IEA]), which yields MSIEVSQAGVPKGHPDHLEEAEGKALTDISSEHQAFLIDRHGTVNLDPIPSIDPADPYNWPSWKKGTNLALVAFHAFMGTFSAAGIIPAFQQISEALGVSLQRASYLVSLQIAILGGAPLLWKPLSHRFGRRPIFLLSLILSCVSNVGCAKSLNYASMAACRALVACFISPAMAIGSAVVMETYFQHERARYMGIWTVMVTLGIPIGPLIFGFVANRVGYVWIYWILAITNGCQFILYIFLGPETRYVESNKTGSVSVFQRQYLRLGRIDPQSFTLNEFIHPLSLFRRIPVMLAAVAYGMVFLFASVMNSIEIPQLLQHKFELNAEQLGLQFLGLIIGTLLGEQLGGIMSDLWMSWRARRIGHLPAPEFRLWLSYIGFFLSMAGMIIFLVCTEQAQAGKWTVVPIVGTGIAAFGNQVVTTVLTTYAVDIYPEDAGSVGVFINFVRSEWGFIGPFWFPAMFEEVGIAASAGVMVALITGVSFIPTALLHWQGWRLR from the exons ATGTCGATTGAAGTATCTCAAGCTGGTGTGCCAAAAGGGCACCCGGACCAccttgaagaagcagaaggtaAAGCCTTGACTGATATCTCATCAGAGCATCAAGCCTTCCTCATCGACCGCCATGGAACCGTGAACCTCGATCCCATTCCAAGCATCGACCCGGCAGATCCGTACAACTGGCCATCATGGAAAAAGGGAACCAATTTGGCCCTCGTCGCCTTCCATGCCTTCATGGGCACCTTTTCCGCGGCCGGAATCATCCCCGCGTTTCAGCAGATCTCAGAGGCACTGGGTGTCTCGCTGCAACGCGCGAGTTATCTTGTCTCATTGCAAATTGCGATCCTGGGCGGTGCACCGTTGTTGTGGAAACCATTATCGCATCGTTTCGGACGGAGGCCAATCTTCTTGTTGTCGTTGATACTGAGTTGTGTGAGCAATGTGGGATGCGCGAAGAGCCTGAACTACGCCTCAATGGCCGCTTGTCGGGCATTGGTGGCGTGTTTCATCTCGCCGGCCATGGCCATTGGGAGTGCGGTGGTTATGGAAACCTATTTCCAGCATGAGCGAGCGAGGTATATGGGTATCTGGACAGTGATGGTGACCCTTGGGATACCGATTGGGCCGCTTATATTTGGATTCGTGGCGAATCGCGTGGGGTACGTATGGATCTATTGGATATTGGCTATT ACGAATGGGTGCCAGTTCATACTGTATATCTTCCTGGGACCAGAGACGCGTTACGTCGAGTCGAAcaagacaggatcagtatcAGTCTTCCAACGACAGTATCTTCGCCTTGGAAGGATTGATCCCCAATCTTTCACTTTGAATGAATTCATCCATCCTCTTTCCCTCTTCCGCAGGATCCCTGTTATGCTCGCTGCGGTCGCATATGGAAtggtcttcctcttcgcGAGCGTGATGAACTCCATTGAGATACCCCAGCTACTGCAGCATAAATTCGAGCTCAATGCAGAGCAGCTAGGCCTGCAGTTCCTTGGACTCATTATTGGGACTCTGTTAGGCGAGCAGCTGGGCGGCATCATGTCTGACCTCTGGATGAGTTGGCGCGCCCGCCGCATCGGCCACCTTCCAGCCCCTGAGTTTAGACTCTGGTTGAGCTATATCGGGTTCTTCCTGAGTATGGCGGGTATGATCATCTTCCTGGTGTGCACCGAGCAGGCCCAGGCTGGGAAATGGACCGTGGTGCCGATAGTCGGCACAGGTATTGCGGCTTTTGGCAATCAGGTTGTAACCACCGTTCTTACCACATATGCCGTGGATATCTACCCTGAGGATGCTGGGAGTGTCGGTGTGTTCATCAACTTTGTGCGCTCGGAATGGGGGTTCATCGGGCCGTTCTG GTTTCCGGCCATGTTCGAAGAAGTCGGCATCGCAGCCAGTGCAGGAGTGATGGTCGCCCTGATTACTGGTGTCAGTTTTATTCCGACGGCTCTTTTGCACTGGCAAGGGTGGCGACTGCGGTAA
- a CDS encoding glycoside hydrolase family 28 protein (CAZy:GH28;~COG:G;~EggNog:ENOG410PFRD;~InterPro:IPR000743,IPR012334,IPR006626,IPR011050;~PFAM:PF00295;~SECRETED:SignalP(1-18);~go_function: GO:0004650 - polygalacturonase activity [Evidence IEA];~go_process: GO:0005975 - carbohydrate metabolic process [Evidence IEA]), which yields MHSFQLLGLAVLGSVVSAAPAPSRASDFTKRASTCTFTDAAAASESISKCSDVVLKDIEVPAGETLDLSDAADNSKITFEGTTTFGYKEWKGPLIRFGGSGLTITAAEDAVIDGEGSRWWDGKGTNGGKTKPKFMYVHSIEDSTISGLHIKNTPVQAISVQADNTILENLTIDNSDGDDNGGHNTDAFDISESNGVYIRGATVKNQDDCIAINSGKNIEFSGGSCSGGHGLSIGSIGGRDDNTVQNVTITDSTISNSANGLRIKTKVDETGSVSDITYSDIKLSGISDYGIVVEQDYKNSGATGSPSNDIKVTGITFDGITGSVEDDANPIFILCGDGSCSDWTWKGVDITGGESSDDLYNL from the exons ATGCACTCTTTCCAACTTCTCGGCCTAGCTGTGCTGGGCTCCGTTGTCTCTGCTGCCCCGGCACCCTCTCGTGCTTCGGACTTCACCAAGCGCGCAAGCACCTGCACCTTCACCGACGCCGCGGCGGCCTCTGAGAGCATTTCGAAGTGCTCTGATGTCGTGCTTAAGGACATTGAGGTCCCCGCCGGTGAGACCCTGGACCTCTCTGACGCCGCCGACAACTCCAAGATTACCTTCGAGGGTACCACCACCTTCGGCTACAAGGAGTGGAAGGGCCCTCTCATCCGCTTCGGTGGTTCCGGCCTCACCATCACTGCTGCCGAGGATGCCGTGATTGATGGCGAGGGCTCGCGCTGGTGGGACGGCAAGGGCACGAACGGCGGCAAGACCAAGCCCAAGTTCATGTATGTCCACTCCATCGAGGACTCGACTATCTCCGGCCTGCACATCAAGAACACTCCCGTGCAGGCCATCAGTGTCCAGGCCGACAACACTATTCTCGAGAACTTGACCATCGACAACTCGGACGGCGACGACAACGGCGGCCACAACACCGACGCGTTCGACATCAGCGAGTCTAACGGTGTCTACATCCGCGGCGCCACCGTCAAGAACCAGGACGATTGTATCGCCATCAACTCGGGCAAGAACATCGAGTTCTCGGGCGGTTCCTGCTCTGGTGGCCACGGTCTCTCCATCGGCTCCATTGGCGGCCGCGATGACAACACCGTCCAGAACGTCACCATCACCGACTCGACTATCAGCAACTCTGCCAACGGCCTGCGCATCAAGACCAAGGTCGATGAGACCGGCTCCGTCAGCGACATCACCTACTCTGACATCAAGCTCTCTGGTATCTCCGACTACGGTATCGTCGTCGAGCAGGACTACAAGAACAGTGGCGCCACCGGCTCCCCCAGCAACGACATTAAGGTCACCGGCATTACCTTTGACGGTATCACCGGTTCCGTTGAGGACGATGCAAACCCGATCTTCATCCTTTGCGGTGATGGCAGCTGCTCTGACTGGACCTGGAAGGGCGTCGACATCACTGGCGGCGAGTCGAGCGATGACT TGTACAACTTGTAA
- a CDS encoding crinkler effector domain-containing protein (COG:S;~EggNog:ENOG410PPVP;~InterPro:IPR027417) has translation MAAAITSWVLNPIQSFTMSRPRTRKLWCAVPGNLRRPFSIECVADQDDIETLMKKIWDHAPARAKKDASDYGDLILYSPVVQLNHEEEFRIDDGEFLHPRRMITSNPLFPESKDSDVDIVVVVVVMSGGATPQKCSESQNVNLSPGRPITEDPHVCPREHTVSELAAILDEVNIVHVRGTPASGKTYLSELLRHHYRKEGRRVSLIKKWEGLNFKNPWGSLVKLVEKWNEELDGAPTTSFTTTSSKSKHDPSWVLMSNTVILVDEAQVTYSDDVLWNTILKQRQSSLFGYNFRLCLFCSYGSPEAGPDQTFFTPVRLSNQQCISLTPQSRQGSPTIGLFYDKEEFKDVVSRSIPHEYRKNSTSDEVAPKKFTFDEVAQDYIFALSNGHPGAVESILNALFLTYHHDIKHGHIRTLTEDHVIWFLEDTATVFSKLSTQPVNRSFPRMERFTGGISNILNTITEKGSVPFDFNDADIRSCYQNGWIHRVALDGDDVAVLPSRLHEKYIEYWIGKKSIPLPARFDSLPKLCKEILREFSITNLRHSAEGKKMSSASQPRPMEAQYQDEFYSGFVHTAGRGVPISSEWSRTKDGRVDFYIPEKKWAIELLRDHGEVDEHISRFKAGGKYHPWLEEKMIKDWIIINCATSLPTKEFSEPKLWHAVFINDYSELQLYNHQKALIMSVHLHN, from the exons ATGGCCgctgccatcaccagctgggtgctcaacccaatccaatctttcacaatgtctcgaccacgTACTCGCAAATTATGGTGCGCTGTCCCTGGCAATCTTAGGCGGCCATTCTCTATAGAGTGTGTTGCAGACCAAGACGATATTGAGACACTCATGAAGAAGATTTGGGACCATGCACCAGCACGCGCCAAGAAAGATGCATCTGACTATGGCGATCTCATCCTCTACAGCCCTGTGGTGCAACTCAATCATGAAGAGGAGTTCaggattgatgatggtgaattcctacatccacgccgaatgatcacgtccaacccactcttccccgaaagcaaggattcagatgtggatattgttgttgttgttgttgtgatgAGTGGAGGTGCCACTCCACAGAAGTGCTCGGAATCACAaaatg TGAATCTATCTCCGGGACGGCCCATCACAGAGGATCCTCATGTATGTCCTCGAGAGCATACAGTGTCAGAACTTgcagccattttggatgaagtgaacatagtccatgtgcgtggaactccagccagcGGGAAAACATATCTCTCTGAACTTCTGAGGCACCACTATcgcaaagagggaagaagggtTTCCTTGATCAAAAAATGGGAAGGTCTCAATTTTAAGAATCCTTGGGGCAGTCTTGTCAAGCTTGTtgagaaatggaatgaaGAACTAGATGGTGCCCCCACCACTAGTTTCACCACAACTTCATCAAAATCCAAACATGACCCCTCTTGGGTCTTGATGTCGAACACTGTTATTCtcgtggatgaggcacaggtGACCTACAGTGATGAtgtgctctggaacacaatcctCAAACAGAGACAGTCATCTCTTTTTGGTTATAattttcgactatgtcttttctgctcttacggcagtccagaagcaggcccagatcaaacattcttcactccagtcagGCTTTCTAACCAACAATGCATCTCATTGACACCACAAAGCCGGCAAGGCTCACCAACTATTGGTTTattttatgacaaagaagagttcaaggatgttgtTTCACGGTCAATTCCACATGAATATCGAAAAAATTCCACTTCTGATGAAGTCGCCCCAAAAAAGTTCACTTTTGATGAAGTCGCCCAGGACTACATATTTGCATTATCAAATGGCCATCCCGGAGCAGTTGAATCCATACTCAACGCACTTTTCCTA ACCTATCACCATGACATCAAGCATGGACATATTaggaccttgacagaagatcatgtcatctggttcctggaggacactGCCACAGTCTTTTCAAAACTAAGCACGCAGCCAGTTAATCGCTCTTTCCCTCGTATGGAGAGATTTACAGGCGGAATTTCGAACATATTGAACACGATTACGGAGAAAGGAagtgttccatttgattTCAATGATGCAGATATCAGGTCCTGTTATCAGAATGGTTGGATTCACCGGGTAGCTCtagatggtgatgatgttgCAGTTCTCCCAtcgcgcttacatgaaaa atacatcGAATATTGGATTGGCAAAAAGTCAATACccctgcctgccagatttgactcactaccaaaattatgcaaagagATTCTCCGCGAATTCTCCATCACAAATTTAAGGcattcagctgagggcaaaaaaatgTCAAGTGcgtcacaacccagacctaTGGAAGCCCAATACCAGGATGAATTCTACAGTGGATTTGTCCATACAGCAGGACGAGGTGTACCgatatccagtgaatggtcaaggaccaaggatggtcgagtggatttctatatccctgaaaagaaatgggcgattGAATTGTTGAGAGATCATGGAGaagttgatgaacatatctctcgattcaaggcAGGCGGAAagtatcatccctggctggaggagaagatgatcaaagattggatcataatcaactgtgcgacttctttaccaaccaaag AGTTCTCTGAGCCTAAGCTGTGGCACGCTGTGttcatcaatgattattctgaattacagctgtataaccatcagaAAGCTCTTATTATGTCTGTACATCTACATAATTGA